The following proteins are encoded in a genomic region of Dasypus novemcinctus isolate mDasNov1 chromosome 21, mDasNov1.1.hap2, whole genome shotgun sequence:
- the RPL23 gene encoding large ribosomal subunit protein uL14 yields the protein MSKRGRGGSSGAKFRISLGLPVGAVINCADNTGAKNLYIISVKGIKGRLNRLPAAGVGDMVMATVKKGKPELRKKVHPAVVIRQRKSYRRKDGVFLYFEDNAGVIVNNKGEMKGSAITGPVAKECADLWPRIASNAGSIA from the exons ATGTCGAAGCGAG GACGTGGTGGGTCCTCCGGTGCAAAATTCCGGATTTCCCTGGGTCTCCCGGTAGGAGCCGTGATCAACTGTGCTGACAACACAG gcGCCAAAAATCTGTATATTATCTCTGTAAAGGGGATCAAGGGACGGCTGAATAGACTTCCTGCAGCTGGTGTGGGTGACATGGTGATGGCCACAGTCAAGAAGGGCAAACCAGAACTCAGAAAGAAGG tcCATCCAGCAGTGGTCATTCGACAAAGAAAGTCATATCGGAGAAAAGATGGTGTGTTCCTTTATTTCGAAGATAATGCAGGGGTCATAGTAAACAATAAAGGAGAGATGAAAG GTTCTGCTATCACAGGACCAGTTGCAAAGGAGTGTGCAGACTTGTGGCCCAGGATTGCATCCAATGCTGGTAGCATTGCATGA